The bacterium genome has a segment encoding these proteins:
- a CDS encoding DUF4254 domain-containing protein translates to MFNFKIIAKIFSNFVKNPCGEFKYKEKIEYLVWLSIKTNHTLWDLEDLARLPELGDKHVSGTKKEIDRNNQIRNDLIKDIDMEIIKEFDVSTGPQEKFYSESPGMIIDRLAIIFIKLSVIKKLISVIKEEDLKQDYINKGKLISGQMENLGNFLDLYLIRIKNGKAIFEIQQPIKIYNDERVKKYIRIIKQDHR, encoded by the coding sequence ATGTTTAATTTTAAAATAATAGCAAAGATATTTTCTAATTTTGTAAAGAACCCTTGTGGGGAGTTTAAGTATAAAGAAAAAATAGAATATCTTGTCTGGTTGAGTATAAAAACAAATCACACCCTTTGGGATCTGGAAGACTTAGCGAGGTTGCCTGAATTAGGGGATAAACATGTCTCTGGTACTAAAAAAGAAATAGACAGGAATAATCAGATTAGAAACGATCTAATTAAGGACATCGACATGGAAATTATAAAGGAGTTTGATGTTTCTACTGGTCCACAAGAAAAATTTTATAGTGAAAGTCCAGGAATGATTATAGATAGGCTCGCCATTATTTTTATTAAATTATCGGTCATTAAAAAATTAATATCAGTTATTAAGGAAGAAGATCTAAAGCAAGATTATATAAATAAGGGAAAATTGATTTCAGGACAAATGGAGAATCTTGGCAATTTTTTGGATTTATACTTGATAAGAATAAAAAATGGAAAAGCAATTTTTGAAATACAACAACCTATTAAGATTTATAATGACGAAAGGGTTAAAAAATATATCAGAATTATAAAGCAAGATCATCGTTAA
- a CDS encoding polysaccharide pyruvyl transferase family protein translates to MKEFDLKKYLSRYEYTDVDFFRFPGNYGDSLIWHGTKGLISSLNISEHYVDITSPKYNDVLFIDGGGNLVDYYSDIRDFLLKKPDLYNEIVILPHTIFGEKQIEVLNNITSKLVIFCREKISTKFLEDKLTDGEIYLWHDCAFYNEFTQIPAGRGVLNAFRSDLESGLNRHPEINNDVSSNGYSTKPLDELIGILQKYEQVNTDRLHIAIGATLLGKKVKLFSNSYYKNKAVFDYSLKEFPNISFEEKLNDK, encoded by the coding sequence ATGAAAGAGTTTGATTTAAAGAAATACCTAAGTAGGTATGAATATACTGATGTCGACTTCTTTCGATTTCCTGGTAATTATGGCGATTCTCTTATCTGGCATGGAACAAAGGGGTTGATTTCTTCGCTTAACATTTCAGAGCACTATGTAGATATTACTTCGCCTAAGTATAATGACGTACTGTTTATAGATGGTGGAGGTAATCTTGTTGATTATTATTCTGACATTAGAGACTTCCTGCTTAAAAAGCCTGATTTATACAATGAAATTGTTATTCTTCCACACACAATATTTGGCGAGAAGCAGATCGAGGTTTTGAATAATATTACCAGCAAGCTGGTAATATTTTGCCGAGAAAAAATTTCTACAAAATTCTTAGAAGATAAACTAACTGACGGCGAAATATATCTATGGCACGATTGCGCATTTTATAATGAGTTTACTCAGATCCCCGCAGGAAGGGGTGTTTTAAATGCATTCCGTTCAGATCTGGAATCAGGATTGAATAGGCACCCAGAGATAAATAATGATGTATCATCTAACGGATACTCAACTAAACCACTGGATGAGTTGATTGGAATTTTACAGAAATACGAACAAGTAAATACTGATAGATTGCACATAGCTATTGGTGCTACATTATTAGGGAAAAAGGTAAAGTTGTTTTCGAACTCGTACTATAAAAACAAAGCAGTATTTGATTACTCACTTAAAGAATTTCCAAACATTTCTTTTGAAGAAAAACTTAATGATAAATAA
- a CDS encoding carbamoyltransferase C-terminal domain-containing protein, translating into MNEQLFCAIAYNVHDSSVSFAVNDRVVLVLEAERIFRIKKKGFNNKKEVEYLIQYGLSYLKKGVKDITYWSMTTLQNPLLEKEDVFNLQTGLPRDPHWKKVKILGKKRDVLIVNHHLAHAATYLMSDFKDAVIVTCDGGGDYNELNKKGECVGAYLGKENQIKRTNIDIGSMINGKFYGACSYFLYNEVHCEGKMMALAAYGTPKTEMTDKLESVMSELGEAFYQDSVEILKKLFPDIEGGNVSIYNKSVVDFSASVQKFFSEHRVKDVAGVLKHIGKESNNLVMAGGACLNLDVNSEILKNFPNMRHFIASCCDDTGQSLGAICILINEVLKVRPFVNLPYLGTGEKQFTYTSDSIDKAVDILLKDGVVILHNGQAEVGPRALGNRSLITRPDKIAVKQKLSEKIKQRESYRPVAPVVLEEKVHEYFMGPAISPFMLYKYDIVKSAQEKIKGGIHHDGSARVQTINRKTNPFLYDLIKSFGDKTGIYVLLNTSLNLKGDPVANSIEDTLGIYDKIKGPKLMLYNGNIQ; encoded by the coding sequence ATGAATGAACAGCTATTTTGTGCTATAGCATACAATGTACACGACTCCTCCGTTTCCTTTGCGGTTAATGATCGTGTTGTACTTGTTTTAGAGGCGGAAAGGATTTTTAGAATAAAGAAAAAAGGATTCAATAATAAAAAAGAGGTGGAATATTTAATCCAGTACGGATTATCCTATCTAAAAAAGGGTGTGAAAGATATCACTTACTGGTCAATGACCACACTTCAAAACCCCCTCTTAGAAAAAGAGGATGTTTTTAATTTACAAACAGGATTACCAAGAGACCCTCATTGGAAAAAAGTTAAGATACTGGGTAAAAAGAGAGACGTGCTCATTGTAAATCATCATCTAGCTCACGCGGCAACGTATTTAATGTCTGATTTTAAAGATGCGGTTATTGTTACGTGTGATGGTGGTGGTGATTATAATGAATTAAACAAAAAAGGAGAATGCGTTGGGGCCTATTTGGGCAAAGAGAATCAAATAAAAAGAACGAATATCGATATAGGTAGTATGATAAATGGAAAATTTTATGGTGCCTGTTCATATTTTTTATACAATGAGGTTCATTGCGAAGGTAAAATGATGGCTCTAGCTGCTTATGGCACTCCTAAAACAGAAATGACCGACAAACTTGAAAGCGTTATGTCTGAATTAGGGGAGGCTTTTTATCAGGACAGTGTTGAGATTCTAAAAAAACTTTTCCCCGACATAGAAGGAGGGAATGTTTCTATTTATAATAAAAGTGTTGTTGATTTTAGTGCTTCGGTCCAAAAATTTTTTTCTGAGCATAGAGTCAAAGATGTAGCCGGTGTTCTTAAGCATATAGGCAAAGAAAGCAACAATTTAGTAATGGCTGGTGGGGCGTGTTTAAATTTAGATGTAAATAGCGAGATTTTAAAAAATTTTCCGAACATGCGTCATTTTATCGCATCTTGTTGCGACGACACAGGCCAATCATTAGGAGCTATATGCATCTTAATAAATGAAGTGCTTAAAGTACGTCCATTTGTTAACCTTCCATATCTAGGTACGGGAGAAAAACAATTCACATATACTTCTGATTCTATTGATAAAGCTGTAGATATACTTTTGAAAGACGGTGTGGTGATTTTGCACAATGGCCAAGCTGAAGTCGGTCCAAGGGCATTAGGAAATAGGTCGCTTATTACCCGTCCAGATAAGATTGCTGTAAAACAAAAATTAAGTGAAAAAATAAAACAAAGAGAAAGTTATCGGCCGGTAGCACCTGTTGTGCTTGAGGAAAAAGTACATGAGTATTTCATGGGGCCAGCAATTTCACCTTTTATGTTGTATAAATATGATATCGTTAAGTCTGCGCAAGAAAAAATAAAAGGTGGAATCCACCACGATGGCAGCGCCAGGGTTCAGACCATCAATAGAAAAACAAACCCTTTTCTTTATGACCTAATAAAAAGTTTTGGGGACAAAACGGGAATTTACGTATTATTAAATACATCCTTAAATCTAAAAGGGGATCCCGTAGCAAATAGTATCGAGGATACTCTGGGTATATATGATAAAATTAAAGGACCAAAACTCATGCTATATAACGGCAACATACAGTAA
- a CDS encoding methyltransferase domain-containing protein, whose translation MNALEPQIKLAYIMGLRDVVLGEIKKNSNFHIIKEDIDSIYLEFAKDYLVDIKQLRSVTRAYITVQDSKCHPSYISNHKSILGNLIEIVLSGNNEQFKSFKITCAGSDSSEVRSIARYIQETYGLFEKEEADMKIHIVKPDVIWEIGIQITPRPLSVRDYKVRNMSGGMDPTIAYAVNSFCVLDKAKKYLNVFSGSATLLIEAAQCYPYLGQLVGFDNNKKHLSLAIQNIKKAGLIKKIQIKEMDIFDKPDLGKFDAITSDLPFGMSVSKGEDLENLYQSFIEYSQEILNPDGRLVIYTSEHEILEKIISESKFKIIKTLELKFITAVDAYLRPKIFVCRF comes from the coding sequence ATGAATGCATTAGAACCACAAATAAAATTAGCTTACATCATGGGTTTGAGAGATGTGGTACTGGGTGAAATAAAAAAGAATTCTAATTTTCATATTATCAAAGAAGATATTGACTCGATATATCTCGAGTTTGCTAAAGATTATTTAGTAGATATTAAGCAACTGAGAAGTGTTACTCGGGCATATATTACAGTACAAGATAGTAAGTGTCACCCCTCTTACATTTCTAACCATAAATCAATCTTGGGTAATCTTATAGAAATTGTTCTCAGTGGAAACAATGAACAGTTTAAAAGTTTCAAGATAACTTGTGCAGGGTCAGATTCCTCTGAAGTTAGAAGTATCGCTAGATATATACAAGAAACATACGGACTTTTTGAGAAAGAAGAAGCTGATATGAAAATACATATTGTGAAGCCAGATGTCATATGGGAAATAGGTATTCAAATTACTCCACGCCCGTTGTCTGTCAGAGACTATAAGGTACGAAATATGAGCGGGGGAATGGATCCTACGATTGCCTATGCAGTAAATTCTTTCTGTGTATTAGATAAGGCAAAAAAATATTTAAATGTTTTTTCTGGTAGCGCAACACTGCTTATTGAAGCCGCTCAATGTTATCCATATCTAGGACAGCTAGTTGGTTTTGATAATAATAAAAAGCACCTTTCTTTGGCTATACAGAATATAAAAAAAGCAGGATTGATTAAAAAGATACAAATCAAGGAAATGGATATTTTCGATAAACCTGATTTGGGAAAATTTGATGCGATTACGTCTGATTTGCCTTTCGGGATGTCTGTATCAAAAGGTGAGGATCTTGAAAATTTATATCAAAGTTTTATTGAGTATAGTCAAGAAATATTAAATCCTGACGGAAGATTGGTGATATATACAAGCGAGCATGAAATTTTAGAAAAAATTATCTCAGAATCAAAGTTTAAAATAATAAAGACATTAGAATTAAAGTTTATAACGGCAGTGGATGCGTATCTTCGTCCAAAAATTTTTGTGTGTAGATTTTAA
- a CDS encoding glycosyltransferase family 2 protein, translated as MQNGKTVAILMSVRDEESYIDLNISYHLDLGFDYIFVADHYSIDNTKEILNSYKDNPKVIVIEEKDPIFDHAKIANKLLNHAKFNYKIDWFIFLDVDEFLSINDDTVHDFVERLENNNIPYATIGWANALFDYTFSDYTSSPTNPIDTTKYYYPWPEKDWQEYGHFRKAIVKNHDNMEIVVGGHYVETGNNREFFGIYHRNPFIVPVDEAKLLHFEFRGKAEDIYKKWEKLATFESDSTSDPGSPWMERIQTIRGYVEEFKNNINEINKRWFSEHRTFWGTVIPDERIIYDTTLAIWYGKYFRKKVKSGKIKSVCLVRSGHLGDVVMSEPVARFLSKYIDKVCLATEIKDADLIFSTYHKFYGYDKVVSGDIDCDVTLKLVYELSDNSKTYIQGYMESVGFGDVTITDIPALNQEWKNIIEDKYILLSPFSSSWEEKKRGWGYEKFIELSKLLETEYGIRCVMLENHYLFDEMVSLIRHCEFIVGNDSGPIVVAQSFYKKSFIIFGATRPEYLRLSEYAVPIYDKNRHKLCKHNSRKEEIDCCEEFCMDRIKVADVFGKIKSNV; from the coding sequence ATGCAAAATGGTAAAACGGTTGCGATTCTTATGTCTGTTAGGGATGAGGAGTCATATATTGATTTAAATATTTCATATCATCTTGATCTTGGTTTTGACTACATATTTGTAGCTGATCATTATTCAATAGATAATACGAAAGAAATACTTAATTCATATAAAGATAATCCTAAGGTTATCGTGATCGAAGAAAAAGATCCGATTTTTGACCATGCAAAAATTGCTAATAAACTTCTTAATCATGCGAAGTTCAATTACAAAATTGATTGGTTTATTTTCTTGGATGTTGATGAGTTTCTTTCTATAAACGATGATACTGTTCACGATTTTGTGGAACGTCTGGAAAATAATAATATTCCGTATGCAACTATTGGTTGGGCTAATGCATTATTTGATTACACTTTTTCTGATTATACATCTTCGCCAACTAATCCTATTGATACAACAAAATATTATTATCCATGGCCAGAAAAAGATTGGCAAGAGTACGGCCATTTTAGAAAGGCTATCGTTAAAAACCACGATAATATGGAGATTGTTGTCGGAGGTCACTACGTGGAAACGGGAAATAACAGAGAATTTTTCGGTATATACCATCGGAATCCTTTCATTGTTCCAGTGGATGAGGCAAAATTATTGCACTTTGAGTTCAGGGGGAAAGCTGAAGATATTTATAAAAAATGGGAAAAGTTGGCAACCTTTGAAAGTGATTCAACCTCTGACCCGGGTTCTCCTTGGATGGAACGAATTCAAACAATCAGAGGGTACGTTGAAGAGTTTAAGAATAATATAAACGAAATTAACAAAAGATGGTTTTCTGAGCACAGAACGTTTTGGGGAACAGTTATACCTGATGAAAGAATTATTTATGATACCACACTAGCGATCTGGTATGGAAAGTATTTTCGAAAAAAGGTGAAGAGTGGAAAAATTAAGTCAGTTTGTTTGGTGCGAAGCGGTCATTTGGGGGATGTTGTCATGTCTGAACCTGTTGCAAGGTTTCTTTCTAAGTATATTGATAAAGTATGTTTAGCTACGGAAATAAAAGATGCGGATTTGATATTTAGCACCTACCATAAGTTTTATGGGTACGATAAAGTTGTTTCAGGGGATATTGATTGTGATGTGACACTAAAATTAGTGTATGAACTTAGTGATAACAGTAAAACATATATACAAGGATATATGGAGTCAGTTGGCTTTGGAGATGTGACCATCACAGACATTCCTGCCTTGAATCAGGAATGGAAGAACATCATTGAAGACAAATATATTCTACTATCCCCCTTTTCTAGTTCGTGGGAAGAGAAGAAAAGGGGTTGGGGGTACGAAAAATTTATCGAGCTATCAAAATTGCTTGAGACTGAATACGGTATTAGGTGTGTGATGCTCGAGAACCATTACTTGTTTGACGAAATGGTGTCTCTTATCAGGCATTGCGAGTTTATTGTTGGAAATGATTCTGGGCCAATAGTAGTTGCCCAAAGTTTTTATAAGAAATCATTTATTATTTTTGGAGCAACACGTCCCGAATACTTACGTTTATCTGAATATGCAGTGCCAATTTATGATAAAAATAGACATAAGCTCTGCAAACATAATTCAAGAAAAGAAGAAATAGATTGCTGTGAGGAATTTTGCATGGACAGAATAAAGGTCGCTGATGTTTTTGGTAAAATTAAATCAAACGTATGA
- a CDS encoding glycosyltransferase has protein sequence MRKHLVIATYDGIGTHYSGVGTIAKNIVDALDESSNDLKLKVSIAYINVDKQSRVFNKQCFDMASTLVTKTGGHMIPLCNTTKGQSEWDMWRSFNEWNYACVSLVTALNLILNPNEENHILLNDTPFLFFAKYKDLVNDKNIKCFYFPLSTGKNHAFGDQEWRSNRIRVEQKCFDLISKDKNSKVVALGKRFAERMSEDYGLSFREEDFLQNGLFFDRYLDYLGKKFVNQDLKKFGIEIGKDNKLIFAWGRCSVAKGFKELARAWVKVYKQLPSHYLILQIPNNSGEPNYFSEVQEILSETSRYVVIDDFNPEIWKTVLRTENTDLVCIPSIMDPFPHTSIEAKLFSNGMNYITIISDVDGAVDAFARSESMYVDPRNTELFAQKIIEAITMDYKSRREIINRNKETINKFDFPKILEKFIKNNIVDI, from the coding sequence ATGAGAAAGCATTTAGTAATAGCAACTTACGATGGTATTGGTACGCATTATTCAGGGGTTGGTACTATCGCAAAAAATATCGTAGACGCACTTGATGAATCATCGAATGATCTAAAACTTAAGGTTAGTATTGCATATATAAATGTTGATAAACAATCCAGAGTATTTAATAAACAGTGCTTTGATATGGCTTCAACATTGGTTACAAAAACTGGCGGACACATGATTCCATTATGTAATACCACTAAGGGACAAAGTGAGTGGGATATGTGGAGAAGTTTTAATGAGTGGAATTATGCTTGTGTTTCCTTGGTTACTGCTCTCAATCTAATTTTGAATCCAAATGAAGAAAATCATATTCTTTTAAATGACACACCTTTTTTGTTTTTTGCTAAATATAAAGATTTGGTAAACGATAAGAATATTAAGTGTTTTTACTTTCCTCTAAGTACTGGTAAAAATCATGCTTTTGGAGATCAAGAATGGAGGAGTAACCGCATAAGAGTAGAGCAAAAATGTTTCGACCTGATTTCAAAAGATAAAAACTCAAAAGTTGTTGCTTTGGGTAAAAGGTTTGCAGAGAGAATGTCTGAAGATTACGGCTTATCTTTTAGGGAGGAGGATTTCTTACAGAACGGTTTATTTTTTGATAGATATTTGGATTATTTGGGCAAGAAATTTGTAAATCAAGATCTGAAAAAGTTTGGTATAGAGATTGGAAAAGATAACAAATTGATTTTTGCTTGGGGTCGCTGCTCTGTTGCTAAAGGTTTTAAGGAACTCGCAAGAGCATGGGTGAAGGTATACAAACAACTGCCTAGTCATTATTTAATTTTGCAAATACCCAACAACTCCGGTGAGCCGAATTATTTTTCTGAAGTTCAAGAAATCTTATCTGAAACATCAAGATATGTGGTAATAGACGATTTTAATCCCGAAATATGGAAAACCGTATTGAGAACAGAGAATACTGATTTGGTATGCATACCCTCAATTATGGATCCATTCCCACATACTTCAATAGAAGCGAAACTTTTTTCAAACGGAATGAATTACATCACTATTATTAGCGATGTAGATGGTGCTGTCGATGCGTTTGCTCGTAGCGAATCTATGTATGTTGATCCTAGAAATACAGAGTTGTTTGCACAAAAAATAATTGAAGCTATCACCATGGATTATAAAAGTAGAAGAGAAATTATAAATAGGAACAAAGAAACAATTAATAAATTTGATTTCCCTAAAATTTTAGAAAAGTTTATTAAAAATAATATCGTAGACATATGA
- a CDS encoding ATP-binding protein has protein sequence MLFYYQTSFLLGAISSALIALAIIFKGQDKIIRKRFAFLSLCGSIWSIGFYFLTLSSTEESALFWRWFMESGSVLLPAFWLHFVYAFLDIKNSKTKIIILVTYFFSAVVWVLNLLGWLYFPGIFESAMVEKYVFKYYAIAGFGYYLFFSYFSLVILYSLFILYKELKNSDGVKAIQIKYILVSAILGFAGGGMTFLPTIGISIQPYGVILFAIYPIIIAAAITRYHLFDIKVITVETLTFFIWLLILFQVLTTESFTDKIINGFLLLFAIIFGVLLIRTIIKEVQTRERIEGLVKDLAKANDHLRQMEQQKSEFVSIASHQLRTPLTAIKGYASMILEGSFGALNQQAREAVEKLFRSSQRLVSLVEDFLTVSRIERGKMQFDFSSVDLRVLVGGVVKELEIDAHDKGPMISFQVESENSYVVRGDILKLKQVFINVIDNAIKFTNYGFIRILLSRNEETKKIRIAVSDTGVGMDFNTILHLFKRFDEEISSNRKGKIGMSPGGLGLYVSHQIVKAHNGNIWAQSQGVGKGSTFFVELPEWRVDIK, from the coding sequence ATGTTGTTTTACTATCAGACCAGTTTTCTCCTCGGAGCAATTTCTTCTGCGCTTATTGCGCTTGCGATTATTTTTAAGGGGCAAGATAAAATCATAAGAAAGAGATTTGCCTTTTTATCACTCTGCGGATCAATTTGGAGTATTGGCTTTTATTTCTTAACTCTTTCTTCCACAGAAGAGTCCGCATTATTTTGGCGTTGGTTTATGGAAAGCGGCTCCGTTTTGCTCCCTGCTTTTTGGTTGCATTTTGTGTATGCTTTTTTGGATATAAAGAATAGCAAAACTAAAATAATTATTTTAGTTACCTATTTTTTCAGTGCTGTTGTGTGGGTGCTTAACTTGCTTGGCTGGCTGTATTTCCCGGGGATTTTTGAAAGTGCGATGGTTGAGAAATATGTTTTCAAATATTATGCAATAGCAGGATTCGGATATTATTTATTTTTTTCGTATTTTAGTTTAGTTATTTTATATTCCTTATTTATTTTATATAAGGAATTAAAAAATAGTGATGGTGTTAAGGCTATTCAAATTAAATATATTCTTGTATCTGCAATTTTAGGATTCGCGGGCGGCGGCATGACATTTCTTCCAACAATAGGAATTTCCATTCAGCCATATGGGGTGATACTTTTTGCAATTTATCCTATCATTATCGCAGCTGCGATAACGCGATATCATCTTTTTGATATTAAAGTTATCACAGTTGAAACTCTTACATTTTTTATCTGGCTCCTCATACTTTTTCAAGTACTCACAACAGAAAGCTTTACGGATAAGATAATCAATGGCTTCCTTCTTCTTTTTGCAATTATTTTCGGTGTGTTACTTATTCGTACCATTATTAAAGAAGTGCAAACTCGCGAGCGGATTGAGGGACTGGTGAAAGATTTGGCGAAAGCCAACGACCATTTACGGCAGATGGAACAACAGAAGTCAGAATTCGTGTCCATCGCATCGCACCAACTCCGCACGCCACTTACCGCCATCAAAGGATATGCATCAATGATTCTTGAAGGGTCGTTTGGAGCACTCAATCAGCAGGCGCGGGAGGCTGTTGAAAAATTATTCAGATCGAGCCAACGACTCGTTTCTCTTGTCGAGGATTTTCTTACCGTCTCGCGTATTGAACGGGGTAAAATGCAGTTTGATTTTAGCTCTGTTGATCTAAGAGTTCTTGTCGGGGGGGTAGTTAAAGAACTTGAGATTGATGCGCATGATAAGGGTCCCATGATATCATTTCAAGTTGAAAGTGAAAATTCATACGTTGTTCGGGGAGATATTTTAAAACTGAAGCAAGTGTTTATCAATGTTATAGATAACGCAATCAAGTTTACCAACTATGGTTTTATTCGCATACTTCTTTCACGCAATGAAGAAACAAAAAAAATACGTATTGCTGTATCTGATACCGGAGTGGGAATGGATTTCAACACGATCCTCCATTTGTTTAAACGCTTTGATGAGGAAATAAGCTCAAACAGAAAAGGAAAAATCGGGATGAGTCCGGGCGGACTCGGACTTTATGTTTCCCATCAAATCGTGAAGGCGCACAATGGAAATATTTGGGCGCAATCTCAAGGAGTGGGCAAGGGTTCAACGTTTTTTGTCGAACTTCCGGAATGGAGGGTTGATATTAAATAA
- a CDS encoding methyltransferase domain-containing protein gives MSSSCTLSALKSHVKHLGLVPIKKTLKKDGFNKDYIKLVYSTLPQKLADQQVSFIIKKFKLKKGMKILDVGCGNGRHSLEFAREGYSVTGIDSSKDLIVLAKRNARKEKLTIKFTQKDMLSLPFIEEFDAVISIFSFGFLTKRDNHKIAVGKLARSLKKGGRLILATGNSLLKIKNARKNWIKNKKTSLITNISKKILGDGIVTTTKEVVDIVSMKQVVESTWKEGGKIHVLMSTMHLFTPNEIKKILTESGLRVVGMWSDFDNSHFSHNSKKLIISAIKKELPDNIK, from the coding sequence ATGTCAAGTTCTTGTACACTAAGTGCATTAAAATCTCATGTTAAACATCTGGGACTCGTGCCTATAAAAAAAACATTAAAAAAAGACGGATTTAATAAGGACTATATTAAACTCGTCTATTCAACACTTCCCCAGAAACTTGCCGACCAGCAAGTTTCTTTCATAATCAAAAAATTTAAGTTAAAGAAAGGTATGAAAATTCTTGATGTTGGATGCGGTAATGGTAGACACTCTTTAGAGTTTGCACGGGAAGGATACTCAGTGACAGGAATTGATTCTTCGAAAGATTTGATTGTGCTTGCAAAGAGGAATGCCCGAAAAGAAAAACTAACTATTAAATTTACCCAAAAAGATATGCTGTCACTTCCCTTTATTGAAGAATTTGACGCAGTTATAAGTATATTTTCATTTGGTTTTCTTACTAAAAGAGACAATCATAAAATTGCAGTGGGAAAGCTTGCCCGTTCACTGAAAAAGGGAGGAAGGCTAATACTAGCAACAGGAAATTCTTTATTAAAAATTAAAAACGCAAGAAAGAATTGGATAAAAAATAAAAAGACTAGCTTAATTACAAATATCTCAAAAAAAATATTAGGCGATGGAATAGTAACTACCACAAAAGAAGTAGTTGATATTGTGTCAATGAAACAAGTGGTTGAGAGCACGTGGAAAGAAGGCGGGAAGATACATGTGCTAATGTCAACGATGCATCTTTTTACGCCCAATGAGATAAAAAAAATATTAACTGAGAGTGGATTACGTGTCGTGGGCATGTGGAGTGATTTTGATAATTCTCATTTCTCACATAATTCTAAAAAACTTATTATTTCAGCAATTAAAAAAGAGTTGCCAGATAATATTAAATAA
- the bioF gene encoding 8-amino-7-oxononanoate synthase encodes MKRIEDIMQYVEEHHLYPDLHVIDGAAEPEVIINGKKVLMFSSNNYLGLATHPKVVAAAIEATKKYGVGSGGSRMLSGNLQVHREYELAIAKFKGGEDAIVFSTGYQTNLGVISAVMNPFKVGPYDFFRRRSVILSDDLNHASIVDGAKASGQKVVVYKHCDMNDLEKKLKKFKHRRKLVVTDGVFSMEGDIAPLDKIVTLCKKYNSLLMVDEAHATGVIGKNGHGTLEHFNLKPTTDVDIVMGTHSKALSSVGGFVVGSKNLIKYLRIASRPYIFSAALPPAVSASLITSLEVIESEPNLRVLLNKKSDDLRAKLNTLGFDTLGSQTQIVPVLIGEDEQAIEFSRMLLDKGIYAPCVRWPAVPKHRARLRLTVMSTHSNDQIAYLIKCCELIGKELKILS; translated from the coding sequence ATGAAACGTATCGAAGATATTATGCAGTATGTGGAGGAGCACCATCTCTATCCCGATTTGCATGTAATTGATGGGGCTGCGGAACCAGAAGTTATCATAAATGGAAAAAAGGTACTGATGTTTTCTTCAAATAACTATCTTGGACTAGCTACGCACCCAAAAGTTGTTGCAGCCGCAATTGAAGCTACAAAGAAATACGGAGTCGGGTCAGGAGGTTCTAGGATGTTGTCAGGAAATTTACAGGTACACAGAGAGTATGAACTAGCTATAGCTAAATTTAAAGGGGGAGAAGACGCAATTGTTTTTTCTACGGGGTATCAAACGAATCTTGGTGTTATTTCCGCCGTCATGAATCCCTTCAAGGTTGGACCATATGATTTTTTTAGGAGAAGAAGCGTCATACTAAGCGATGATTTGAATCATGCAAGTATCGTTGATGGTGCAAAAGCGAGCGGACAAAAAGTCGTCGTCTATAAGCATTGTGATATGAATGATTTAGAAAAGAAGCTCAAAAAATTTAAACACAGAAGAAAATTAGTTGTAACTGACGGTGTATTTAGTATGGAGGGTGATATAGCACCCTTAGATAAAATAGTAACTTTATGCAAAAAATATAATTCTTTATTGATGGTAGATGAAGCGCATGCCACCGGAGTGATTGGAAAAAATGGCCACGGCACACTTGAGCACTTTAACTTAAAACCAACTACTGATGTTGATATTGTAATGGGAACACATAGCAAGGCACTATCTTCAGTTGGCGGATTTGTAGTGGGAAGTAAAAATTTAATCAAATATTTAAGAATAGCAAGCAGACCATATATATTTTCAGCAGCTCTACCGCCCGCTGTGTCAGCTTCACTCATTACTTCTCTAGAGGTTATAGAATCAGAACCTAATCTGAGGGTTTTATTAAATAAAAAATCAGATGATTTAAGGGCAAAATTAAATACACTTGGTTTTGATACATTGGGGAGTCAAACTCAAATTGTTCCTGTGTTAATAGGAGAAGACGAACAAGCAATTGAGTTTTCGAGAATGTTGCTTGATAAAGGTATCTACGCTCCTTGTGTAAGATGGCCCGCGGTTCCTAAACATCGAGCAAGACTTAGATTAACAGTTATGTCAACACATTCAAATGATCAAATCGCGTATCTTATAAAGTGTTGTGAATTAATTGGAAAGGAATTAAAAATTTTGTCGTAA